The proteins below are encoded in one region of Buttiauxella gaviniae:
- a CDS encoding type II toxin-antitoxin system RatA family toxin — translation MPQITRTALVPYSAEQMYQLVNDVKSYPDFLPGCTGSRVLDVTPDQMTAAVDVSKAGISKTFTTRNTLTSNQSILMHLVDGPFKSLMGGWKFTPLSAEACRIEFQLDFEFTNKLIELAFGRIFKELAGNMVQAFTVRAKEVYSVA, via the coding sequence ATGCCTCAGATTACCCGTACTGCGCTAGTGCCTTACAGCGCGGAGCAGATGTATCAATTAGTGAACGATGTGAAATCCTACCCAGATTTTTTACCGGGTTGCACTGGCAGCCGGGTTCTTGACGTAACGCCCGATCAGATGACGGCGGCGGTAGATGTTTCCAAAGCGGGTATCAGCAAAACCTTCACGACACGCAATACGCTGACCAGTAATCAAAGTATTTTGATGCACCTTGTCGATGGGCCCTTTAAGTCATTGATGGGGGGCTGGAAGTTTACGCCGTTGAGCGCTGAAGCATGCCGTATCGAGTTCCAGCTTGATTTTGAATTTACGAATAAGCTGATCGAACTGGCGTTTGGCCGCATCTTCAAAGAGCTGGCGGGTAACATGGTTCAGGCTTTTACCGTTCGCGCCAAAGAGGTTTACAGTGTCGCCTGA
- a CDS encoding RnfH family protein, whose translation MSPDIKVEVVYALPEKQYLLKVRLGQGSTVEQAIIASGILELRTDIDLSKNKVGIFSRPVKLTDMVSEGDRVEIYRPLIADPKELRRQRAEKSAQK comes from the coding sequence GTGTCGCCTGATATTAAGGTCGAAGTGGTTTATGCGCTGCCAGAAAAGCAGTATTTGCTGAAAGTCCGACTGGGGCAGGGCAGCACCGTTGAGCAGGCAATTATCGCCTCCGGTATTCTTGAACTGCGCACGGATATTGATTTATCAAAGAACAAGGTGGGGATTTTTAGTCGTCCGGTGAAATTGACCGATATGGTGAGTGAGGGTGACAGAGTGGAAATTTATCGTCCGCTCATCGCTGACCCGAAAGAACTCAGACGCCAGCGAGCAGAAAAATCCGCTCAGAAGTAG
- the bamE gene encoding outer membrane protein assembly factor BamE, with protein MRCKTLTAAAAVLLMLTAGCSTLERVVYRPDINQGNYLTQNDVSKIRTGMTQQQVAYALGTPMMTDPFGTNTWFYVFRQQPGHEGVTQQTLTLTFNSSGVLTNIDNKPKLEKE; from the coding sequence ATGCGCTGTAAAACGCTGACTGCTGCCGCAGCGGTTCTTCTTATGCTGACCGCAGGCTGTTCCACTCTGGAGCGAGTGGTTTACCGCCCCGACATTAACCAGGGGAACTACCTGACACAAAACGATGTGTCAAAGATCCGTACTGGCATGACTCAACAGCAGGTTGCGTATGCTCTGGGTACGCCAATGATGACTGATCCATTCGGCACCAATACCTGGTTCTACGTCTTCCGCCAGCAGCCAGGGCATGAAGGTGTCACTCAACAAACGCTAACGTTAACCTTTAACAGCAGCGGCGTGCTGACCAACATCGACAATAAGCCGAAGCTGGAAAAAGAATAA
- the smpB gene encoding SsrA-binding protein SmpB, translated as MTKKKAYKPGSATIAQNKRARHEYFIEDEFEAGLVLQGWEVKSLRAGKANIGDSYVILIDGEAFLFGANFTPLNVASSHVVCDPTRTRKLLLNQRELDTLYGRINRDGYTVVALSMYWKNAWCKVKIGVAKGKKLHDKRTDLKDKEWALDKARIMKHAGR; from the coding sequence ATGACAAAGAAAAAAGCATACAAACCAGGCTCAGCCACCATTGCGCAAAACAAACGCGCCCGCCATGAATACTTTATCGAAGATGAGTTTGAAGCGGGGCTCGTGCTGCAAGGCTGGGAAGTAAAATCACTGCGCGCCGGGAAAGCCAACATCGGTGATAGCTACGTTATTCTGATCGATGGCGAAGCATTTTTGTTTGGCGCTAACTTCACCCCGTTAAACGTGGCATCAAGTCACGTAGTTTGCGACCCTACGCGTACCCGTAAACTCCTGCTTAATCAACGCGAGTTGGATACCCTTTATGGCCGAATCAACCGCGATGGTTATACGGTTGTCGCCTTGTCGATGTACTGGAAAAATGCCTGGTGCAAAGTAAAAATCGGCGTCGCGAAAGGTAAAAAACTGCACGATAAACGCACCGACCTGAAAGACAAAGAGTGGGCGCTGGATAAAGCGCGCATTATGAAACATGCGGGCCGTTAA